Genomic window (Vibrio pomeroyi):
TTACGAAAAAGTACACGCTCCCAGTTTTATTACTGGAATTGTGGTTCAAAGCTCGGCTATATGCCGGGCTTTTTGTTTTTATACCCCCGCTAAACGCTTTCCCTCCCTCGTTTTATTTCCAAATTCTTATATTTTGAAAGCTTTTGTAACCCAATGTGCGCTTTGCCTCATGATTGTTACAAAAAGGTAGCTTTATCTTGTCAAAAAGTAGGGTTTTATTTATCATTTGCCGTCAATAAATAGAACTAAATACATATTTTGTTAGCCATGCTCTTTAATCGGAATAATTTCAATCCATAAGGAGCAAATGGGAGAATGTTTGGATGAGCAACGCGCCTTTAAATAACGGTCGCAGGCGTTTCTTAACCGCAACAACAGCCGTTGTTGGTGGTTTAGGAGCAGCTGCTGTAGCCGTGCCTTTTATTAAATCATGGAATCCGAGTGCCAAGGCGAAAGCTGCGGGCGCGCCGGTGGAAGTGGAAGTCAGTAAGTTGGAACCGGGACAAATGGTTCGTGTCGAGTGGCAAGGTAAACCTGTATGGGTTGTACGCCGTGCTGAATCGGTATTAGAAAACCTAAAGTCTATTGGTGGTCAACTTCGTGATCCTCAATCTGAAGCTGAACAACAACCTGAATACGCACAGAACGAATTCCGTTCAATTAAGCCGGAATTCTTCGTTGCTGTTGGTTTCTGTACGCACTTAGGTTGTTCTCCAACTTACCTGCCAGATTCTTTTGCAGAACAAGTTCAGGGTGTTAAGTCTGGTTTCTTCTGTCCGTGTCATGGTTCGAAATTTGATATGGCTGGTCGAGTATTCCAAGGCGTACCTGCACCGTTGAACCTTGTTGTGCCAAAGCATATGTATTTAAGCGACACCAAGATCCTTATCGGTATTGACGAGGGAGATGCATAATGCAAGGACTACTAGACTGGGTAGAAAAACGTATACCCGCGATGAATGCTTACAAAAAGCACTTATCTGAATACCCAATGCCTAAGAACTTTAACTTTTGGTACCTTTTCGGTTCTTTGGCAATGTTGGTGTTGGTTAACCAAATCCTTACGGGTATTTGGCTAACAATGAACTACGTACCGTCTGGCGACGGTGCATTTGCTTCTGTTGAATACATCATGCGTGATGTGGAATACGGCTGGCTACTACGTTACATGCACTCGACGGGTGCTTCGGCATTCTTCGTTGTTATCTACCTGCACATGTTCCGTGGTCTAATCTACGGTTCTTACCAAAAACCTCGTGAGCTACTTTGGATCTTCGGTATGTTGATCTTCTTAGTGCTTATGGCTGAGGCTTTCATGGGTTACTTACTACCATGGGGTCAAATGTCTTACTGGGGTGCTCAGGTAATCATTTCTCTGTTTGGTGCGATACCTGTTATCGGTGATGACCTAACGCTTTGGATCCGTGGTGACTACATCATCTCTGGTGCAACGCTGAACCGTTTCTTCGCACTGCACGTTATCGCGCTGCCAATTGTTCTTCTGCTGCTT
Coding sequences:
- the petA gene encoding ubiquinol-cytochrome c reductase iron-sulfur subunit encodes the protein MSNAPLNNGRRRFLTATTAVVGGLGAAAVAVPFIKSWNPSAKAKAAGAPVEVEVSKLEPGQMVRVEWQGKPVWVVRRAESVLENLKSIGGQLRDPQSEAEQQPEYAQNEFRSIKPEFFVAVGFCTHLGCSPTYLPDSFAEQVQGVKSGFFCPCHGSKFDMAGRVFQGVPAPLNLVVPKHMYLSDTKILIGIDEGDA